In Mercurialis annua linkage group LG6, ddMerAnnu1.2, whole genome shotgun sequence, the following are encoded in one genomic region:
- the LOC126687429 gene encoding pto-interacting protein 1-like produces MGCFGCCDEDDMHKAADNGGPYPVKSAAGNMGGYHQSDTAHKAPAVKIQPIEVPSISVDELKEVTDNFGTNALIGEGSYGRVYYGTLKSERTAAIKKLDASKQPDDEFLAQVSMVSRLKHENFVQLLGYCVDGNTRILAYEFASNGSLHDILHGRKGVKGAQPGPVLSWQQRVKIAVGAAKGLEYLHEKADPHIIHRDIKSSNVLIFDDDVAKIADFDLSNQAPDMAARLHSTRVLGTFGYHAPEYAMTGQLNAKSDVYSFGVVLLELLTGRKPVDHTLPRGQQSLVTWATPKLSEDKVRQCVDARLQGDYPPKAVAKMAAVAALCVQYEADFRPNMSIVVKALQPLLNTRPGPAGGDTPSH; encoded by the exons ATGGGCTGCTTTGGCTGCTGTGATGAAGATGACATGCATAAAGCCGCTGATAATGGAGGCCCGTATCCTGTTAAAAGTGCAGCAG GGAATATGGGCGGCTATCATCAATCAGACACGGCACATAAGGCTCCAGCTGTTAAAATTCAGCCTATTGAGGTCCCTTCCATCTCAGTGGATGAGTTAAAGGAAGTCACAGATAATTTTGGGACAAATGCTCTTATTGGAGAGGGCTCATATGGAAGAGTATATTATGGTACTCTTAAAAGTGAGCGAACTGCAGCCATCAAAAAATTAGATGCAAGCAAACAGCCTGATGATGAGTTCTTGGCGCAG GTTTCCATGGTATCACGACTAAAGCATGAAAATTTTGTACAATTGCTTGGTTATTGTGTTGATGGAAATACTCGTATACTTGCCTATGAATTCGCTTCCAATGGATCTCTTCATGATATTCTACATG GAAGAAAAGGTGTTAAAGGAGCACAGCCTGGTCCAGTTCTTTCTTGGCAGCAGCGAGTGAAAATTGCTGTTGGGGCTGCAAAAGGCCTTGAATACTTGCATGAAAAGGCTGATCCGCATATTATTCATCGTGATATCAAATCCAGCAATGTTCTGATTTTTGATGATGATGTTGCAAAAATTGCAGATTTTGATTTATCAAATCAAGCTCCAGATATGGCAGCACGTCTTCACTCTACCCGTGTTTTGGGAACATTTGGTTATCATGCTCCTGA ATATGCAATGACTGGACAGTTGAATGCAAAGAGTGATGTATACAGTTTTGGCGTTGTCCTACTTGAGCTTCTGACTGGGCGAAAACCTGTTGACCATACATTACCTAGAGGGCAGCAGAGCCTTGTGACATGG GCTACACCAAAACTTAGTGAGGACAAGGTTAGGCAGTGTGTTGATGCAAGACTTCAAGGGGATTACCCGCCTAAGGCAGTTGCGAAG ATGGCAGCTGTTGCTGCCTTGTGCGTGCAATACGAAGCAGACTTCCGGCCAAACATGAGTATAGTTGTGAAAGCTCTACAGCCCCTCTTAAATACCCGGCCAGGACCAGCTGGTGGCGACACTCCAAGCCATTAG
- the LOC126686666 gene encoding S-adenosylmethionine synthase 1: METFLFTSESVNEGHPDKLCDQISDAVLDACLEQDPDSKVACETCTKTNMVMVFGEITTKAKVDYEKIVRDTCRNIGFVSDDVGLDADKCKVLVNIEQQSPDIAQGVHGHFTKRPEEIGAGDQGHMFGYATDETPELMPLSHVLATKLGARLTEVRKNGTCAWLRPDGKTQVTVEYFNDNGAMVPVRVHTVLISTQHDETVTNDEIAADLKEHVIKPVVPEKYLDEKTIFHLNPSGRFVIGGPHGDAGLTGRKIIIDTYGGWGAHGGGAFSGKDPTKVDRSGAYIVRQAAKSIVANGLARRCIVQVSYAIGVPEPLSVFVDTYGTGKIPDKEILKIVKEVFDFRPGMMTINLDLKRGGNGRFLKTAAYGHFGRDDPDFTWEVVKPLKWDKPQA, translated from the coding sequence ATGGAGACCTTTCTATTCACATCTGAGTCTGTGAACGAGGGACACCCTGACAAACTCTGTGACCAGATCTCTGATGCGGTTCTCGATGCCTGCCTTGAACAGGATCCTGACAGCAAGGTTGCCTGTGAAACATGCACTAAGACCAACATGGTCATGGTCTTTGGTGAGATCACCACCAAAGCCAAGGTAGACTATGAGAAGATAGTTCGCGACACTTGCCgcaacattggatttgtttctgatgATGTTGGTCTTGATGCTGACAAGTGCAAGGTCCTGGTTAACATTGAGCAACAGAGTCCTGATATTGCACAGGGTGTCCATGGTCACTTCACCAAGCGCCCAGAAGAGATTGGTGCTGGTGACCAGGGCCATATGTTTGGTTATGCTACCGATGAGACCCCTGAATTAATGCCTTTGAGCCATGTCCTTGCCACCAAGCTTGGGGCTCGCCTTACTGAGGTTAGGAAGAATGGTACTTGTGCCTGGCTTAGACCTGACGGTAAAACTCAAGTTACCGTCGAGTACTTTAATGACAATGGTGCCATGGTCCCAGTTCGTGTCCACACTGTCCTCATCTCCACCCAGCATGATGAGACTGTCACCAACGATGAGATTGCTGCCGACCTCAAGGAGCATGTGATCAAGCCTGTGGTCCCAGAGAAGTACCTTGACGAGAAGACCATCTTTCACCTTAACCCATCAGGTCGTTTTGTCATTGGTGGCCCACACGGTGATGCAGGTCTCACTGGACGCAAGATCATTATTGATACCTATGGAGGATGGGGAGCCCACGGTGGTGGTGCTTTCTCAGGAAAGGACCCAACCAAGGTTGACAGGAGTGGTGCTTATATCGTTAGACAGGCGGCCAAGAGTATTGTAGCAAATGGGCTTGCTCGCAGATGCATTGTCCAGGTCTCCTATGCTATTGGTGTGCCCGAGCCTTTATCAGTTTTCGTTGACACCTATGGAACTGGAAAGATTCCTGACAAGGAGATCCTGAAGATTGTGAAAGAGGTGTTCGACTTCAGACCAGGAATGATGACCATCAACCTTGATCTGAAGAGGGGTGGAAACGGAAGGTTTTTGAAGACTGCCGCATACGGACACTTTGGAAGGGATGACCCCGACTTCACCTGGGAGGTTGTCAAGCCCCTCAAGTGGGACAAGCCTCAAGCTTAG
- the LOC126688214 gene encoding uncharacterized protein LOC126688214, whose amino-acid sequence MTSGRGVVDLNFGGHFVGDLKGSEKGYVGGKLWHVDVDFGIFSLEWLTDVAQTVLEEKKMNKMHFRYPGRSLAHGLRLVSSWSFVDMESLLFKHKGIEVYIEHHEEGGPEGGGPEGSIGNVPNDEGINDIYKEGSQAEEIRLVDVEVGPINEGINTENEHHEVGSTIRLEENEEVVGDGEAIGDDENVENVEYDEPSDEEIVDCAFMSSGDEELVDSRAKLREFKNKKKEIYDKIKANNTNSEGEPSVQAAAEDQVADQETGNETDYWDSDSEEECYSPVTTDEEDGDHAQRRRSAYPVFKSNAAKLSFSLGMKLTGPAQFKEALTKFSIQERRELKLVRNTRTEVRARCARASCPWNIYASEETETKAFLVKTYNPNHTCLVTFKNRRVGTKWLAKNYLNKYKCIGHMRLVDLKSLIKTDLKLDMSLTKVSRAVSQAQILQEGEIKAEFAVLWDYLGEIIRSNPGSTALMKVERPLPESPPVFKRLFISFDCLKKGMLHGCRRVIGLDGCFLKGLVKGEILAAVGRDGNNQMFPVAWALVDTERRETWDWFIRLLADGLELGTGAGWCIITDQQKGLLDSVADLLPRAEHRCCARHLYANWKKKNGRREDLQKLWWRCAKSSNMPDFDKNMEAMRALTQKGFDDMLVTHPRHWCRAYFTTEVKCDIVDNNLIEAFNGKIIEARTKNVISMLEDIRSLVMNRLHTNRDLASNWIGNFGNRIRKKLHDSKVQSEACEVLWNGEDGFEIGHLGDTYIVNLKTRTCACRQFDLTGIPCPHAVCAIEYLDKPNITPYNYIDQWFTKETYLKAYMYMMQPMNGRKFWNKSPYDPPQPPPYKKMPGRPAKNRRKEEGERSSGFKLSRKGRVMTCQVCFGKGHNRKKCPQRQDTGAQVSGTGAQEAGTGAQEAGTWAQESGTGAVDCNTGAQTQGTGASEPTLPSRVDKLPFVRAGNRPHPDEASQTNPTITPRDFGKHVKTFQRKTPTYIPGIHTQPARGYGVYNDFHTNTYVQNPKTTSQRVTYKEGVKRVGGEPEPLFMTNRNLAFKKWGKQAATTSEASQKSTQTKRHASAATRVNKKSKKSASNPTVTAEECTRSKPPPDTLPEDSIA is encoded by the exons ATGACGAG tggTAGGGGTGTTGTTGATCTTAACTTTGGGGGTCATTTTGTTGGGGACTTGAAGGGTAGTGAAAAGGGTTATGTTGGGGGAAAATTGTGGCATGTGGATGTAGATTTTGGAATATTCTCTCTTGAGTGGTTGACTGATGTTGCACAGACAGTGTTagaggaaaaaaaaatgaacaagatGCACTTTAGGTATCCTGGCAGATCTTTGGCACATGGGTTGAGGCTGGTGAGTTCATGGTCATTTGTTGACATGGAAAGCTTATTATTTAAGCATAAAGGTATAGAGGTTTACATTGAGCATCACGAGGAAGGGGGACCAGAGGGTGGGGGACCAGAGGGTAGTATAGGTAATGTACCTAATGATGAGGGCATAAATGACATTTACAAAGAGGGAAGCCAAGCAGAAGAGATAAGGCTTGTAGATGTGGAGGTTGGACCTATTAATGAGGGTATTAATACTGAGAATGAACACCATGAAGTTGGCTCAACTATTAGATTAGAGGAGAATGAAGAGGTAGTAGGAGATGGTGAAGCAATTGGAGATGATGAGAATGTTGAAAATGTGGAATATGATGAGCCTTCTGACGAGGAGATTGTGGACTGTGCTTTTATGTCCAGTGGTGATGAAGAGTTAGTAGATTCTAGAGCAAAGCTAAGGGAgttcaagaacaagaagaaggagatttatgataaaattaaagcAAATAACACCAATTCAGAGGGGGAACCATCAGTTCAAGCAGCAGCTGAGGATCAAGTAGCAGACCAGGAAACTGGAAATGAAACTGACTACTGGGATTCAGATTCAGAAGAAGAATGTTATAGTCCAGTGACCACAGATGAGGAAGATGGTGATCATGCACAGAGAAGAAGATCTGCATATCCTGTGTTCAAGAGCAATGCAGCTAAGTTATCATTCTCATTGGGTATGAAACTGACTGGACCAGCACAGTTTAAGGAGGCCCTTACTAAATTTTCAATCCAAGAGAGAAGAGAATTGAAGCTTGTCAGAAACACTAGAACAGAAGTTAGAGCTAGATGTGCTAGAGCTTCTTGTCCTTGGAACATATATGCATCAGAAGAAACAGAAACCAAAGCTTTCTTAGTGAAAACTTACAATCCAAACCATACCTGTTTGGTGACATTCAAGAATAGGAGAGTTGGAACCAAGTGGTTGGCTAAGAATTACCTGAATAAGTACAAGTGTATAGGTCACATGAGGTTAGTTGACTTAAAATCCCTTATCAAGACAGATCTTAAGCTAGACATGAGTTTGACCAAGGTTTCAAGGGCTGTTTCTCAAGCTCAGATATTACAGGAAGGTGAGATTAAGGCAGAATTTGCTGTGCTATGGGACTATCTTGGGGAGATTATTAGGTCTAATCCTGGAAGCACAGCATTAATGAAGGTTGAAAGACCTTTGCCAGAGTCTCCACCAGTTTTCAAGAGGCtgtttatttcttttgattGCTTGAAGAAAGGAATGCTGCATGGGTGTAGAAGGGTGATTGGGCTGGATGGTTGCTTTTTGAAAGGCCTTGTCAAAGGAGAAATTTTAGCTGCTGTTGGGAGGGATGGAAACAATCAAATGTTTCCTGTGGCATGGGCTTTAGTAGACACAGAAAGGAGGGAGACATGGGATTGGTTTATCAGATTGCTTGCTGATGGTCTTGAATTGGGTACTGGGGCAGGATGGTGCATTATCACAGACCAACAAAAG GGACTGCTGGACTCAGTTGCTGATTTGCTGCCTAGAGCTGAGCATAGGTGTTGTGCCAGACACTTATATGCCAACtggaagaagaaaaatggaagAAGAGAAGATCTGCAGAAGTTGTGGTGGAGGTGTGCAAAATCCTCTAATATGCCAGATTTTGACAAAAACATGGAGGCAATGAGAGCTCTTACACAGAAGGGGTTTGATGACATGCTAGTGACACATCCAAGGCATTGGTGCAGAGCATACTTTACAACTGAGGTAAAGTGTGACATTGTAGACAATAACTTGATAGAAGCATTTAATGGGAAAATCATAGAAGCTAGGACAAAAAATGTTATTTCTATGTTAGAGGACATAAGGTCTTTGGTTATGAATAGGCTGCATACTAATAGAGACTTGGCATCTAATTGGATAGGAAACTTTGGGAATAGAATTAGGAAGAAGCTACATGACAGCAAAGTTCAGAGTGAGGCATGTGAGGTATTGTGGAATGGAGAGGATGGGTTTGAAATAGGCCACCTAGGAGACACATATATTGTTAATTTGAAAACTAGGACATGTGCTTGTAGGCAGTTTGACTTGACAGGGATACCTTGCCCTCATGCAGTATGTGCCATAGAGTACTTGGACAAACCCAACATCACACCTTACAACTACATTGATCAGTGGTTTACAAAGGAAACTTATTTGAAGGCTTATATGTATATGATGCAACCCATGAATGGTAGGAAGTTTTGGAACAAGAGTCCTTATGACCCACCTCAGCCCCCTCCATATAAAAAAATGCCTGGTAGACCTGCCAAAaatagaagaaaagaagaggGTGAGAGATCCAGTGGGTTTAAATTGTCTAGAAAGGGTAGGGTGATGACATGCCAAGTCTGTTTTGGGAAGGGTCATAACAGGAAAAAATGCCCTCAAAGACAAGATACAGGGGCTCAAGTATCTGGTACAGGGGCTCAAGAAGCTGGTACAGGGGCTCAAGAAGCTGGTACATGGGCTCAAGAATCTGGTACAGGGGCAGTAGACTGTAATACAGGGGCTCAAACACAAGGAACTGGTGCATCAGAACCTACCTTACCCTCTAGGGTTGACAAGTTACCT TTTGTGAGAGCAGGAAATAGGCCACACCCTGATGAAGCATCACAGACCAATCCAACCATCACTCCTAGAGATTTTGGCAAACATGTGAAAACATTTCAGAGGAAGACTCCAACTTATATTCCAGGAATACATACACAGCCTGCCAGGGGATATGGGGTATACAATGACTTTCACACAAACACTTATGTGCAAAAT CCAAAAACAACCAGTCAAAGGGTAACTTATAAGGAAGGAGTGAAAAGGGTTGGAGGTGAACCTGAGCCTCTTTTCATGACTAACAGAAATCTGGCATTTAAGAAATGGGGTAAACAAGCTGCAACTACAAGTGAAGCATCACAGAAAAGTACACAAACTAAAAGACATGCTTCTGCAGCAACAAGAGTCAACAAGAAGTCAAAAAAAAGTGCTTCAAACCCAACTGTGACTGCTGAAGAGTGTACCAGGTCTAAACCACCTCCAGATACTTTGCCAGAAGACTCCATTGCTTGA
- the LOC126687840 gene encoding geranylhydroquinone 3''-hydroxylase CYP76B74-like: MSICLGQMFGVWKMYIILRVVVIKSIGIAEFSCAGTDTSSTSVERAMAEFLKNKEAMERVSEELDREINKNPIKESHVAQLPYPNTCLKETLKSRLVRFIAIHAIGRDPSTWEDPLSFKPERFVGSSLDVKGHNFELLPFGSGRRVCPGLAMATRQLPLILASLVHCFDWSLPNGEELRILQS, from the exons atgtcaataTGCCTTGGACAGATGTTTGGCGTATGGAAAATGTACATTATTTTAAGGGTTGTTGTCATAAAATCAATTG GAATTGCTGAGTTCAGCTGTGCAGGCACTGACACTTCTAGCACAAGTGTAGAGAGGGCAATGGCAGAGTTTCTCAAGAACAAAGAAGCCATGGAAAGAGTGAGTGAAGAGCTAGACAGAGAAATCAACAAAAACCCAATTAAAGAATCTCATGTTGCTCAACTTCCATATCCAAATACATGTCTAAAGGAAACACTAAAATCTCGCTTGGTTCGTTTTATTGCAATTCAT GCAATTGGACGAGATCCTTCGACTTGGGAAGACCCGTTATCATTCAAACCTGAAAGATTTGTTGGATCGAGTTTAGACGTGAAGGGTCATAATTTTGAGCTATTGCCATTTGGTTCGGGAAGAAGGGTTTGCCCAGGACTAGCAATGGCTACAAGGCAATTGCCATTAATTTTGGCTTCTTTAGTACATTGTTTTGACTGGTCTCTTCCAAATGGTGAGGAACTGAGGATCCTGCAAAGCTAG